Proteins encoded in a region of the Planctomycetia bacterium genome:
- the czcA gene encoding resistance-nodulation-cell division (RND) divalent metal cation efflux transporter CzcA, translating into MLERIIAWSLSHRYTVLAGAAVVCLVGYVAVSRLVIDAFPDTTPVQVQINTVASGMVAEEVERQITFPVELAMGGMPGLEEIRSASMFGLSVVIVTFRDGTNIYFARQLINERLGTVAVPPGTERPEMGPVSTGLGEVFHYLLVPRGMSLTDVKTLQEWTLKPALKSVKGTAEVNAWGGLNKQYQVRVDPARLRKYDLSFDQVVQAVPINNFNVGGGSIARSGDSVLVYGVGRTIDIDQIGRIVIDSREGAPIRIRDVGEVVIGHEIRKGAVTYGGEGEVVLGLGFMLMGENSYDVTTRLRERFESLRQTLPEGVEARVVYDRTQLVDRVIATVRQNLLEGAFLVVVILYVMLGNLRAGLVAATAIPLSMMFGFIGMWQAGIAASLLSLGAIDFGIVVDSSVVVIESILERIGHHPGASGAARLKVVLEATNAVKKPACFGQLIIMIVYIPILTLEGVEGKMFRPMALTVIFILIGSLILSLTVVPVLSSFFLPRRMDSHDVLLVRWARALYRPLLRGCLAARVPVTLVAAAILGFTLYKAVGLGTEFVPKLSEGDIVLGIIRAPGTSLEESCRMNTRIENILLDEFPAEVAHVWSRTGTPEVATDAGAIEATDMFIALRPREKWVRARTQAALVEAMSKTVEGIPGQIIWFTQPIEQRINEMVSGVRADIAVKVFGDDLDELVRKANDVAATIRQVPGAADVAVEQVAGQPILRIAVRQDEIARYGISAQAVLDVVESVGGKAVGEIVEGQVRFPIVVRLANDVRGSPEALGDIPVRGPGGESVPLQRIADIRSISGPKFVTREWSKRRVVVQCNVRGRDVGGFVADAQGRIAKDVDLPEGRFRLEWGGQFENMQRAQKRLAIVVPLALLLIVALLYVTYRNVADTLLLFVSVPFACVGGIWALAFREMPLSISAAVGFITLSGVSVLNGMVLASALRERLAKGSARDVALEETTAAALRTIIMTALVASLGFIPMAVSEGTGAEVQRPLATVVIGGVITSTLYTLFVLPALYRLVLGVQPAPLPGRER; encoded by the coding sequence ATGCTCGAGCGGATCATCGCCTGGTCGCTGTCGCACCGCTACACGGTCCTCGCCGGAGCGGCCGTCGTCTGCCTCGTCGGCTACGTCGCCGTCAGCCGGCTCGTGATCGACGCCTTCCCCGACACGACGCCGGTGCAGGTGCAGATCAACACCGTCGCCTCCGGCATGGTGGCCGAGGAGGTCGAGCGGCAGATCACGTTCCCCGTCGAGCTGGCGATGGGAGGCATGCCCGGACTGGAGGAGATCCGCAGCGCCAGCATGTTCGGCCTCTCGGTGGTGATCGTCACCTTCCGCGACGGCACCAACATCTACTTCGCCCGCCAACTGATCAACGAACGGCTCGGCACGGTTGCCGTGCCGCCAGGCACGGAGCGGCCGGAGATGGGCCCGGTGTCGACGGGGCTCGGCGAGGTCTTCCATTACCTGCTCGTGCCCCGGGGCATGAGCCTGACGGACGTCAAGACGCTCCAGGAGTGGACGCTCAAGCCGGCGCTCAAGAGTGTGAAGGGAACGGCCGAGGTCAACGCCTGGGGCGGCCTCAACAAGCAGTACCAGGTCCGCGTCGATCCGGCCCGGCTGCGGAAGTACGACCTGTCCTTCGACCAGGTCGTGCAGGCGGTGCCGATCAACAACTTCAACGTCGGCGGCGGCTCGATCGCCCGCTCGGGCGACAGTGTGCTCGTCTACGGCGTGGGCCGCACCATCGACATCGACCAGATCGGCCGGATCGTGATCGACTCGCGGGAGGGCGCGCCGATTCGGATCCGCGACGTCGGCGAGGTGGTCATCGGCCACGAGATCCGCAAGGGGGCGGTGACCTACGGCGGCGAGGGGGAGGTGGTGCTCGGCCTCGGTTTCATGCTCATGGGCGAGAACAGCTACGACGTCACCACCCGGCTTCGCGAGCGGTTCGAGTCGCTGCGGCAGACGCTTCCCGAGGGGGTCGAGGCCCGGGTCGTCTACGACCGGACGCAGCTCGTCGACCGGGTGATCGCCACCGTGCGGCAGAATCTCCTCGAGGGAGCGTTTCTGGTCGTCGTCATCCTGTACGTCATGCTCGGCAACCTCCGGGCCGGCCTCGTGGCGGCGACGGCCATCCCGCTGTCGATGATGTTCGGCTTCATCGGCATGTGGCAGGCGGGCATCGCGGCCAGCCTGCTCTCGCTCGGCGCCATTGACTTCGGCATCGTCGTCGACTCGTCGGTGGTCGTGATCGAGAGCATCCTGGAGCGGATCGGCCATCACCCCGGTGCCAGCGGTGCCGCCCGGCTCAAGGTCGTCCTCGAGGCGACCAACGCCGTGAAGAAGCCGGCCTGCTTCGGCCAGCTGATCATCATGATCGTCTACATCCCGATCCTCACGCTCGAGGGGGTCGAGGGGAAGATGTTCCGGCCGATGGCGCTGACGGTGATCTTCATCCTCATCGGCTCGCTGATCCTCTCGCTGACTGTGGTCCCGGTCCTGTCGAGCTTCTTCCTGCCGCGCCGCATGGACTCCCACGACGTGCTCCTCGTTCGCTGGGCGCGGGCCCTCTACCGGCCGTTGCTCCGTGGCTGCCTCGCCGCCCGCGTGCCCGTCACGCTCGTGGCGGCGGCGATCCTCGGCTTCACGCTCTACAAGGCCGTCGGCCTGGGAACCGAGTTCGTTCCCAAGCTCTCCGAGGGGGACATCGTGCTGGGCATCATCCGCGCTCCGGGCACGAGCCTCGAAGAGTCGTGCCGGATGAACACGCGGATCGAAAACATCCTCCTCGACGAGTTCCCTGCCGAGGTGGCCCACGTCTGGAGCCGCACCGGCACGCCCGAGGTGGCGACCGACGCCGGCGCCATCGAGGCGACCGACATGTTCATCGCTCTCCGGCCCCGAGAGAAGTGGGTCCGGGCCCGGACGCAGGCGGCGCTCGTCGAGGCCATGAGCAAGACGGTGGAGGGGATCCCGGGGCAGATCATCTGGTTCACGCAGCCCATCGAGCAGCGGATCAACGAGATGGTCTCGGGCGTGCGGGCCGACATCGCCGTCAAGGTGTTCGGTGACGACCTCGACGAGCTCGTCCGCAAGGCCAACGACGTGGCGGCCACGATCCGCCAGGTACCGGGAGCCGCCGACGTCGCCGTGGAGCAGGTGGCCGGGCAGCCGATCCTGCGGATCGCCGTCCGCCAGGACGAGATCGCCCGCTACGGCATCTCGGCCCAGGCGGTGCTCGATGTCGTCGAGAGCGTGGGGGGCAAGGCGGTGGGCGAGATCGTCGAGGGACAGGTCCGGTTCCCGATCGTCGTCCGGCTCGCCAACGACGTCCGCGGCAGCCCCGAGGCGCTCGGCGACATTCCCGTCCGCGGACCGGGAGGGGAGAGCGTGCCGCTGCAACGGATCGCCGATATCCGCTCGATCTCCGGCCCCAAGTTCGTGACCCGGGAGTGGAGCAAACGCCGCGTGGTGGTGCAGTGCAACGTCCGCGGCCGCGACGTCGGCGGCTTCGTGGCCGACGCCCAGGGGCGGATCGCCAAAGACGTCGACCTGCCCGAGGGCCGATTCCGGCTGGAGTGGGGCGGCCAGTTTGAGAACATGCAGCGGGCCCAGAAGCGGCTGGCGATCGTCGTGCCGCTGGCACTGCTGTTGATCGTGGCCCTGCTGTACGTTACCTACCGCAATGTCGCCGACACGCTGCTGCTGTTCGTCAGCGTGCCCTTCGCCTGCGTCGGCGGCATCTGGGCGCTGGCATTCCGGGAGATGCCGCTGTCGATCTCGGCCGCCGTCGGCTTCATCACGCTCTCGGGCGTGTCCGTGCTCAACGGCATGGTGCTGGCCAGCGCCCTGCGCGAGCGGCTGGCCAAGGGAAGCGCCCGCGACGTGGCCCTCGAAGAGACCACCGCCGCAGCGCTGCGGACGATCATCATGACCGCGCTGGTAGCCAGCCTGGGGTTCATTCCCATGGCCGTCAGCGAGGGGACGGGGGCCGAGGTCCAGCGGCCGTTGGCCACGGTGGTGATCGGCGGCGTGATCACGAGCACGCTGTACACGCTGTTCGTGCTCCCGGCCCTCTATCGGCTGGTGCTCGGCGTGCAGCCCGCCCCGCTGCCAGGCAGGGAGCGCTGA
- a CDS encoding non-canonical purine NTP pyrophosphatase — MSRLASSLVLGTTNPGKLRELVALLAPLGIECRSLAGLPAAVEVEETGETFAENAALKAVAQARALGAWVLAEDSGLVLPALGGAPGVRSARFSGPLPPGSTATVDDRNNALLLERLAGRSGRDRAAHYACHAALSDPTGTIVATSQGTCGGMIAPAPRGAGGFGYDPLFIVPEYHRTFGEIPPAVKAVISHRGRALRAIIPAIVRALS, encoded by the coding sequence ATGTCGCGGCTCGCGTCCAGCCTCGTCCTCGGCACCACCAACCCCGGCAAGCTCCGCGAACTGGTCGCCCTGCTGGCGCCGCTGGGCATCGAATGCCGCTCGCTGGCGGGGCTGCCCGCCGCGGTGGAGGTCGAGGAGACCGGGGAGACGTTCGCGGAGAACGCCGCGCTCAAGGCCGTCGCGCAGGCTCGGGCCCTCGGCGCGTGGGTGCTGGCGGAGGACAGCGGCCTCGTCCTGCCGGCGCTCGGCGGCGCCCCCGGCGTCCGTTCCGCCCGGTTCTCCGGCCCGCTGCCTCCCGGCTCGACCGCCACGGTCGACGACCGCAACAACGCCCTGCTGCTGGAGCGGCTCGCGGGCCGGAGCGGCCGCGACCGCGCCGCCCACTACGCCTGCCACGCAGCCCTGTCCGATCCCACGGGCACCATCGTGGCCACCTCGCAGGGCACGTGCGGCGGAATGATCGCGCCGGCGCCGCGCGGCGCCGGCGGCTTCGGCTACGACCCGCTGTTCATCGTGCCGGAATACCATCGCACGTTCGGCGAGATACCTCCGGCCGTGAAGGCCGTGATCAGTCACCGCGGCCGCGCCCTGCGGGCGATCATCCCGGCGATCGTGCGGGCCCTGTCGTGA